A DNA window from Engystomops pustulosus chromosome 6, aEngPut4.maternal, whole genome shotgun sequence contains the following coding sequences:
- the EIF6 gene encoding eukaryotic translation initiation factor 6: MAVRASFENNNEIGCFAKLTNTYCLVAIGGSENFYSVFEGELSETIPVVHASIAGCRIIGRMTVGNRNGLLVPNNTTDQELQHIRNSLPASVRIQRVEERLSALGNVIACNDYVALVHPDLDRETEEILADVLKVEVFRQTVADQVLVGSYCAFSNRGGVVHPKTSIEDQDELSSLLQVPLVAGTVNRGSEVIAAGMVVNDWCAFCGLDTTSTELSVIESVFKLSDAQPSTIATSMRDSLIDSLT, from the exons ATGGCAGTCCGCGCCTCCTTTGAGAACAATAATGAGATCGGTTGTTTCGCAAAACTAACAAATACGTATTGCTTGGTGGCCATAGGAGGCTCTGAGAACTTCTACAG TGTATTTGAAGGAGAGCTTTCTGAGACTATACCAGTAGTCCATGCCTCAATTGCTGGATGCAGAATCATTGGCAGAATGACTGTAG GAAACCGTAATGGCCTTTTAGTTCCAAACAACACAACAGACCAAGAGCTTCAACACATCAGAAACAGTCTGCCAGCCTCTGTTCGAATCCAAAGAGTAGAGGAGCGTCTCTCAGCCTTAGGAAATGTGATTGCATGCAATGACTATGTGGCCCTCGTACATCCTGATCTTGACCGG GAGACGGAGGAGATCCTGGCAGATGTCCTGAAAGTAGAAGTTTTCAGACAGACTGTTGCTGATCAAGTTCTTGTTGGCAGTTACTGTGCATTTAGTAATCGAGGCGGTGTAGTGCATCCTAAAACATCAATAGAAGACCAGGATGAACTGTCGTCTTTACTACAAGTCCccttagtg gctggtACAGTAAATAGAGGTAGTGAAGTGATTGCAGCAGGAATGGTTGTCAATGACTGGTGTGCTTTCTGTGGCCTGGACACAACAAGTACAGAACTGTCCGTCATTGAAAGTGTATTTAAGCTTAGTGATGCTCAGCCAAGCACCATTGCCACAAGCATGAGAGACTCTCTTATTGACAG TCTGACATAA